From the Vespa velutina chromosome 5, iVesVel2.1, whole genome shotgun sequence genome, the window TCACAAAAAAATCAACAATTGCTCACATTCGATTGCTTAATTTCGCTTTCTCAtttattgagagagagagagagagagagagagagagagagagagagagagagagagagagagaaacaaaaagaaaataaacagtacgtttattatttaaaggaaATTAGAAAGTGATTAAGttctataataattcgaaaagaatttaattttaattttaattttatttttactttaataacattaaataaaaattagttgTAATAGTCAAAGTAAtagatattcattattattttattattcgttaatgatattatattcattagtttattattaatgttaattaaaaggGGATCAAAAGGGATCTGATTTGACACTAtgctttatctttaataatattaaggaaaggtattaaaaatactttagGGAAAGGAAGGagtattcattattattttattattcgttagttaaattatatagattatttcattattaaaagggaaattaaaaattgattaaggtgattttaatttgatctgatatttttttttttttttgtttttttctttaataacgtgaaaaagaaaagttctcAGTACTCGAacgaatattctttattatttcattattctttatttatattcattagttCATTATTAAAGGGAATTATAAAGTTATAAGTTGCGTTAGTTTAGAACGGATCGaacttgattttattttcttttataataacattaacaaaTGTTCGTTATACTTGAAAAATCATGTTTTACATGCTACAAAATtcgtattctttctctttcttttttttatataattacgagATATCACGTAACGtgtgttatataaaatttattttttcgatgatattgtattaattatatacggcttttgtatttttttttcattcattttacaaatgttgtttattatttcaaaaacaattaatttcgttatttgaCCTTTGTAggtttcttttaataatgatcttcataaattaataactgTAAATTATAGGGTTTCATATAGAAGTGTCAATATCGTGATTTGTTACGTATATGAGtaagaacaataattaatgattaaccGGTAACAACAATGAGTAAGATTCTATCGCGTTAACGTGAATCAACGTTTCGTGTCAagtcctttttcctttttaatgaaatatctgATTATATAATGGATTATGGTAGCATAAATGTCAGTAGTTGCTATGAGATAGTCGTGACAAGTGTAATAATGGATAGGCAAATGTTACTTCTACTAATTGGATTGTGTACACTTCGATCGGTATTAGGACAGGTAAAAATTTTTGtcttgttttaatataatttacgaaaatattcgagaaaaaatttttaaacgaatatagaaaagtatataaaataataaatataaaagtgagaaaaatagaataaagatatatatatatatatatatatatatatatatatatattatatataattattctacgtttattaaaaatttcataaagaatttgtttattcttcgaaaaataaggaaaaaatgaaaaataatttcttttgtttgcaGTCCGATTTACAGATTGTAATcgataacattaatttaaaaacgaaTGAAGAATACATTCAAAATTGTAAAATGGATCCTTGCGAGACCAGCGACATGGTACCCACATTAACTATCGACTGTCAATTCGTGAAGGAAATACCTGAAGAAGCTATAGTAAGAgtgttaaaattattcaaatttattaaatatcatagtaaaaaaatagatctataatttaaaaaaatatatagaataattgcGGGTatgcaaaatttttattaatgctacttacatatatttgaatatatacaaTGACAATCTCTTccatttaattacattttttagtATATGCTATTGTTTAACATGTTTTAGTTACACATTGTCTTATATGGAATGAGTAATGGCGAGCCTACTGATCCAACTGGTGTTGATATAGAAATGAGTTCGTGCCAAATGATAAACGATACTATGATTATGGGTCCGATTTTAAAGGCTATGAAGATGTCCTTAAAATGTCCAATACCAGCGGTAaaccaatttctttttattttggatCTTTtgaatcgataatttttaatatgtttattaatgaattgaaatgattaatccaataattattattaatcaatattaatttattaatcatgatattttaaatatttcagacAAATGTGTTTCTAAAATGTTTTGCTATACCGTTGAACGAGTTTCCTGATTATTTTCCATCTGGAGAATACAATTTCAATCTTGTTCTCAAATATGAAGATGTTAATCTGTTTGTAATAGATATGTATTTGACTTTCTATTGATATaacttcttattatttctcacttctttatatttcgtcagaatttttatcaattgatGGTaagtatttacaaaaaaaatagttagtatatatgaatattttgatcAGTATAAACAATTAAGTGTCAGAATTACGTCTGGATTATGCGTcacttatattacatattgatattttgttataaacattaactatttatttaaaatattgatcaaatgtttaaaaatactaatacaataaataacgattattatttctgaatattactatatatttctgaataaaatatttctgaataataatttccgcgataatataataacattcgtCTTTACTAATGTAACCCATAATCTTTCTATGATTCTAATATCTGTATGTAactagaatataaaattacacaaattttacttattttcaattttattgtatatttgatTACAGgaatagaagaataaaattcattccGCGATATGCGAATACTTACAtggatgtattatataaaatatatacctacaataattaattagattcgaatgttaattgattttcttgatatgcttttccttttttctttcaactttcATTTCGATGTAATTTCGAAGCacgtcaaataaataattataatcaatatatgaaaatgagatgagagggagaaaataattaacatttaaggCTGTTCATCATTCCTGATTTTATAATGGTTTACGTCATCAATGAGATTAGGCATAATTCTTGATCGAATTTGATCAAcaagatttcattttaaagacgAAGGTACAATTTAGTACCTCGTGTTaacaaatttttgaaaaaaaaatcatgttaaacggtatagaaaaaaactaatatttaaactataGTACATTAGgtaaaacattataaagatCGTAAAGCGTGAggaacttaaaataattttaatataaactttcaatatttaaaaattttaatctaggATTAGTTGCCTTGTGTGATATACATATTCGgtctttcaattaatttttaaaattatcgatttaattttcttttgtattccaACGAGTGAACATTTaaagtctctctttttttaaacgtcaaatcttataaattaatactttcgataatttttctattatttaaacaatctctaATGTACACGgagtacaataaaataatatttaaacaatagtacattcgcTTAA encodes:
- the LOC124949185 gene encoding uncharacterized protein LOC124949185: MDYGSINVSSCYEIVVTSVIMDRQMLLLLIGLCTLRSVLGQSDLQIVIDNINLKTNEEYIQNCKMDPCETSDMVPTLTIDCQFVKEIPEEAILHIVLYGMSNGEPTDPTGVDIEMSSCQMINDTMIMGPILKAMKMSLKCPIPATNVFLKCFAIPLNEFPDYFPSGEYNFNLVLKYEDVNLFVIDMYLTFY